The nucleotide window GGAGACACCAGGTGTAGAGCGCACCGCCAGATAGGCTGTCTTGGTGATGTGGAAAGGCAGGAAGCTGATGGCAAAGGCAGCTGCCACCACCACAGCCATGCGGGCTGCCTTGCCACGCCGCTCCTGGGCCACTGGCCCTGCTGGGCCATCCTGGCGGCACAGACGACGGGCCAGGCAGCAGTAGCAGGCCAGAAGGGCAACAAAGGGCAGCAGGAAGCCGATGACCGTAAGGGTCATGCCATAGGGCATGTAGCGGGTGGCCAGGGCGGGCGGACTCAGGTCATAGCAGACTGTGCGGTTCCGCTGGATTCCTGTGGAGGCAAAGAGGGCAGTGGGCAGGCACTGGGTTGTCACAGCCAGCCATACAGCTCCACACACTAGCCAGGCAGCCCGGCGGCCCCCACGCTTGTGCCAGGGGGCCAGAGGGTGGCAGATGCCTAGGTAACGCTGGAAGCTGATGCAGGTGAGAAAGAGGATGCTGCCGTGGAGGTTGGCATAGAAGAGGAAGCGGACCAGGCGGCAGGTGAGGTCTCCGAAGGGCCAGTGGTCACCTTGGGCGTAGTTGTAGATGagcaggggcagggagcaggCATACAGCAGGTCAGCCAGGGCCAGGTTCAGGGTGTACACAGCTGTGCGGGTCAGGGCCCGGCGGGACGTGCAGATCTGGGCGATGACACAGGCGTTCAGGGGCAGGCCCACTGCCAGCACCGCCGAGTAAACAGGCGGCAGCAGCAGGTGCTTGAAGTTCTCTCGGTAGACGCAGTTGGTGGGCGGCGCGTCCAGGGCCTGGCCTGTGCCATTGTCCCATGCCATGCCTGTTCACCTGGGCTTCCTACATCCAGAGAGGCTGGGGAAGCAACACACGATCCATCAGTGACCACACTCGTGGACCACCCAGTAGGCCcctgtccctctctgggccttgattTTCCCACCTGGACCATCTCCGATACTCACCACCCCACCAAAGCCCCTCACAGCCCTTACTTTCACAAAATCCGGAATACAATAAAGCTCAAACTTGAGAGAAATccaattcattttctttccataatATTCATTTCCCACCAACCTTCCTGATGAATgtctattcatccttcaaaatgCTAGTCAAATGGCTCCTCTgtaagaggagagagacagacttTGGTTTGAATcccaactgggcttccctggtggttcagacagggaagaatctgcttgcagttcaggagactcaggttcaatccttgggtggggaagatccccaggagaagggaatggctacccactccattcttgcctgaagaatcccatggacagaggggcctggcaggctatagtccatggggttgcaaagggtcagacacaactgagtgactaacactttcatttttcactttctgctactTACTAGTGATATGACTTTGGTCGAGTGACATGGTATATTAATACCTtacctgagtctcagttttcccatctgaaaaTGGGGGGATGATGCACCCATCTCTCAGGATGTCATATAGTCAGAGGTGCTAAATCATGctagtcagggcttccctgggctccCTGGAGTTTGGGAATAGTAGTCATGGTGGGCCTGCCTGTCTATCTCTTTCCCACAGACTGAAAAGCTCTTAAGGAGAAGTGCCAGGTCTGTGTCTGAGAGCCCAAACTGGGGACTGGGGCAGGGAAGAACctgttaattaattaatcaatatTAGCAGAATGTCACACTTCTGGGCTAAGGGCTGTGCTCACCTTCTCAGCCTGGACTCCATCTTCCAAATCCATGGTCCTTCTTTTGGTTGCAGTctacttatctgtaaaatggggggaaGGTGGTGATCtgtgtgtatgcgtgctcagttaTAAAGCAGGTGATTTAAGAGTTCCCTATGTCCTTCCACTGGACTTGAGGCTACAAAGGCGGGTCTGACGAAGCCACTGAGGCCACAGTGCCCTCTGGTGGCCACAGAGAAAAGAGTTTCCCCACAAAGGCAAATGGCTGGGGGACCTACCAAGTCTACAGCTACTTTACAGAGAGGGAAATCCAGGCACAGTTAGGGGCACTGGCTGCTCAATCTCAGAGAGTTAGGAGAGTCAGAGCCAGAACCCAACTGCCTGTCTAAGAGGAGGCAACTTAGCGTGACCCATGGACCTGGAGTGGAAAGCTTATAAATCTAGCTTCAGAGCTAGGCAGgcctggttcaaatcctggctcctctACTTCTATGCTGTTCTACCTAGGGAATGTTGCTTGCCTTAGCTGGGCCTGTGTGCTTGTCAGTAAAACTGTTATAGACCTGATACACGGTATGCTTAGTAAATGCCATGCCAT belongs to Bos indicus x Bos taurus breed Angus x Brahman F1 hybrid chromosome 15, Bos_hybrid_MaternalHap_v2.0, whole genome shotgun sequence and includes:
- the P2RY6 gene encoding P2Y purinoceptor 6, whose translation is MAWDNGTGQALDAPPTNCVYRENFKHLLLPPVYSAVLAVGLPLNACVIAQICTSRRALTRTAVYTLNLALADLLYACSLPLLIYNYAQGDHWPFGDLTCRLVRFLFYANLHGSILFLTCISFQRYLGICHPLAPWHKRGGRRAAWLVCGAVWLAVTTQCLPTALFASTGIQRNRTVCYDLSPPALATRYMPYGMTLTVIGFLLPFVALLACYCCLARRLCRQDGPAGPVAQERRGKAARMAVVVAAAFAISFLPFHITKTAYLAVRSTPGVSCPVLEAFAAAYKGTRPFASANSVLDPILFYFTQKKFRQRPHKLLQKLTAKWQRQGR